A region of Diospyros lotus cultivar Yz01 chromosome 3, ASM1463336v1, whole genome shotgun sequence DNA encodes the following proteins:
- the LOC127797780 gene encoding uncharacterized protein LOC127797780 — MEDDEWEQIQPPWQLPASHSGGWDGGTPAVIADNYLLDDTSNIFPAINHEGLPPVPPQAYQDCENPAELHSVSSALSPNMASGDQREEIRGSDRKEWRLQELLSAGIIRVAYVVRGYARGRGSFWSSVCVAGVLVVSVLYGKVLGWRRRLRRRRENEDRLMGLLREKDQLIKQLLVQIGQLKEALLSSRKVSVIRVL; from the exons ATGGAAGATGACGAGTGGGAGCAAATTCAACCGCCGTGGCAACTGCCGGCATCCCACTCCGGAGGTTGGGATGGAGGCACGCCGGCGGTGATCGCGGATAACTATCTCCTCGACGACACTTCCAATATTTTTCCTGCAATCAACCACGAGGGCTTGCCGCCAGTGCCTCCTCAGGCCTACCAAGATTGCGAAAATCCGGCAGAATTACATTCGGTTTCTTCCGCGTTGTCGCCGAACATGGCATCGGGTGATCAAAGAGAGGAGATAAGAGGAAGTGATCGGAAAGAATGGCGGCTGCAGGAGCTGCTCAGTGCCGGAATTATTCGCGTTGCTTATGTGGTTCGCGGCTATGCGAGGGGCAGAGGCAGTTTCTGGTCGTCCGTGTGCGTGGCCGGTGTTCTCGTGGTGTCGGTTTTGTACGGAAAGGTACTGGGGTGGCGGCGGAGGCTCCGGCGCCGGCGGGAGAATGAGGACCGTTTGATGGGCCTCCTCAGAGAGAAAGACCAG TTAATCAAGCAGCTGTTGGTACAAATTGGGCAATTGAAGGAGGCATTATTGAGTTCGCGTAAGGTTTCGGTGATTAGAGTACTCTAA
- the LOC127797538 gene encoding 26S proteasome non-ATPase regulatory subunit 11 homolog, giving the protein MSSSHLPATTESLDQAQEAKIPSQAISILYRVLENPSSSTEALRIKEKAISNLSDLLREENRAEDLRRLLTQLRPFFSLIPKAKTAKIVRGIIDSVAKIPRTSDLQISLCREMVQWTRSEKRTFLRQRVEARLAALLMENEEYAEALTLLSGLIKEVRRLDDKLLLVDIELLESKLHFSLRNLPKAKASLTAARTAANAIYVPPDQQGTIDLQSGILHAEEKDYKTAYSYFYEAFEAFNALEDPRAIYSLKYMLLCKIMVNQADDVAGILSSAKVGLQYQGPEVDAMKAVAQAHAKRSLKLFETALRDFKAQLEEDPIVHRHLSSLYDTLLEQNLCRLIEPFSRVEIGHIAELIELPKDHVEKKLSQMILDKKFAGTLDQGAGCLIIFDDPKPDAIYPATLETISNIGKVVDSLYVRSAKIMA; this is encoded by the coding sequence ATGTCTTCATCACATCTCCCAGCAACAACTGAGTCGCTTGATCAGGCTCAAGAAGCAAAAATACCATCTCAGGCAATTTCTATCCTGTATCGTGTACTTGAGAACCCTTCATCTTCTACGGAAGCACTACGGATTAAAGAAAAAGCTATCTCAAATCTGTCTGACCTTCTTAGAGAAGAGAACAGAGCAGAGGATCTTAGGAGACTTCTGACCCAACTAAggcctttcttttccttgatCCCCAAAGCAAAAACTGCAAAAATTGTTCGTGGGATAATTGATTCAGTGGCTAAAATACCAAGAACGTCAGATCTCCAAATCTCTCTCTGCAGGGAAATGGTGCAGTGGACCCGTTCGGAGAAGCGAACGTTCCTTCGTCAACGAGTTGAGGCAAGGCTTGCGGCTCTTTTGATGGAAAACGAGGAGTATGCAGAGGCACTAACCCTCCTTTCTGGCCTAATCAAGGAAGTAAGGAGATTGGATGACAAGCTGCTGCTCGTAGACATAGAATTATTGGAGAGCAAGCTGCATTTCTCTCTAAGAAACCTTCCCAAAGCTAAAGCTTCTCTCACTGCAGCAAGAACAGCGGCCAATGCTATTTATGTGCCCCCAGACCAGCAGGGTACCATAGACTTGCAGAGTGGGATTCTTCATGCTGAAGAGAAAGACTATAAAACGGCTTACAGCTATTTCTACGAAGCATTTGAAGCTTTCAATGCTCTTGAAGATCCCCGGGCAATATACAGTCTCAAGTATATGCTGTTGTGCAAAATCATGGTTAACCAGGCGGATGATGTTGCAGGAATATTATCGTCAGCGAAGGTGGGACTGCAATATCAGGGGCCAGAAGTAGACGCGATGAAAGCCGTTGCCCAAGCTCATGCAAAACGCTCGCTGAAGCTCTTTGAGACTGCACTTAGGGATTTCAAGGCACAGCTGGAGGAGGACCCCATCGTCCACAGGCACCTGTCTTCTCTTTATGATACACTGCTGGAACAGAACCTTTGCCGGTTGATCGAGCCTTTctcaagggttgagattggTCATATCGCTGAGCTGATTGAACTCCCCAAGGACCACGTGGAGAAAAAACTGTCGCAGATGATCCTTGACAAGAAGTTTGCAGGGACCTTGGATCAAGGTGCTGGATGTCTCATCATCTTTGATGATCCTAAGCCGGACGCAATCTACCCTGCGACACTGGAGACAATATCAAATATTGGGAAGGTTGTGGATAGCCTTTATGTTAGATCTGCAAAAATTATGGCATAG
- the LOC127797539 gene encoding uncharacterized protein LOC127797539 translates to MDSLSSVSSSIVLPPSNSHFRCRHRHRHRRRLISVAAQPVHPSRLSSFLSSFLTSVPRSPDPCGRRFALEISCKSAGGGPDDDDGEGEGKYGRDEEVERALRLDGTIPGTSNEFVERVSSRAYDMRRNLQQTFDSSSYDVLENNPWRETSKPVYVLTQRENQLCTMKTRRNRSEVERELGLLFSKGGKWRSGIANQSKQSRPHTKFQMLVEDIREGVLVFEDENEAARYCNLLEGGGQGCEGVAEIEASSVFDLCQKMRALAVLFRRGRTPPQPESLMLNLRARKRSLEDQED, encoded by the exons ATGGATTCTCTCTCATCTGTTTCGTCTTCAATCGTCCTGCCTCCGAGTAATTCTCACTTCCGGtgccgccaccgccaccgccaccgccgtAGGCTGATCTCTGTGGCCGCTCAGCCTGTCCATCCCTCCCGTCTTTCTTCGTTTCTCTCCTCTTTCCTCACTAGCGTTCCCCGATCGCCTGATCCGTGTGGAAGGAGGTTTGCGCTGGAGATTTCCTGCAAATCCGCCGGTGGAGGGCCCGACGATGATGATGGTGAGGGCGAGGGTAAGTACGGGAGAGATGAGGAGGTGGAGCGGGCGCTTCGCTTGGACGGCACCATTCCTGGGACATCCAACGAGTTCGTAGAGCGAGTATCGTCGCGTGCATACGACATGCGGAGGAACCTGCAACAGACGTTTGATTCTAGCAGTTATGACG TATTGGAGAACAACCCATGGAGAGAAACTTCAAAGCCTGTATATGTACTAACCCAGAGGGAAAATCAGTTATGCACAATGAAAACTCGAAGGAATCGCAG TGAAGTTGAAAGGGAGCTGGGTTTGTTGTTTTCCAAAGGGGGAAAATGGAGGTCTGGAATAGCAAATCAGTCTAAGCAGTCAAGACCACACACAAAATTTCAGATGCTTGTGGAGGATATCAGAGAGGGAGTGCTT GTGTTCGAAGATGAGAATGAAGCTGCAAGATATTGCAACTTGCTGGAGGGAGGAGGCCAAGGTTGTGAAGGCGTTGCAGAGATAGAAGCCTCTTCA GTGTTTGATCTTTGCCAGAAGATGAGAGCCCTAGCAGTTCTGTTCCGGAGAGGGAGGACACCTCCCCAACCAGAAAGCCTTATGCTCAACTTGAGGGCTCGGAAACGGTCCCTTGAAGACCAAGAGGATTGA